The Achromobacter deleyi genome has a window encoding:
- the glnL gene encoding nitrogen regulation protein NR(II) has translation MNVEALDLLATSVFLVNERGHIEYANAAAEDLFGRSRKQLSGHSAATLFDHPENIQSSIDRAAAGRYADVRQLASLRRAAESVEVAVTTVGLTGQRWPVLIETREIEQRVLADRNHRLVDEIEAHRELLRNLAHEVKNPLGGLRGAAQLLEAELPSAALAEYTQVIISEADRLQALVDRLSGPQRVPLNARPVNIHEICERVCALIQAEFRNDVTILRDYDASVPDLKGDAARLMQAVLNVARNAAQELVARPQGPRTESGVVTLRTRVARQVMLAHRQHRLALVLSIIDNGPGVPDHIRDRIFHPLVTARAGGTGLGLSLAQDFVQQHGGIIEFESRPGRTEFRLVLPMEPAH, from the coding sequence ATGAATGTAGAAGCTCTCGATCTTCTTGCCACGTCCGTTTTCCTGGTCAACGAGCGCGGCCACATCGAATATGCCAACGCAGCCGCCGAGGACCTGTTCGGCCGCTCGCGCAAGCAACTGAGCGGGCACTCCGCCGCCACGCTGTTCGACCATCCGGAAAACATCCAGTCATCGATCGACCGCGCCGCGGCCGGACGGTATGCCGACGTGAGGCAATTGGCCTCGTTGCGCCGCGCCGCCGAATCCGTGGAAGTCGCCGTGACGACCGTAGGCCTGACCGGCCAGCGCTGGCCGGTGCTGATAGAGACGCGCGAAATCGAGCAGCGCGTCCTGGCCGATCGCAACCACCGGCTGGTGGATGAGATCGAAGCCCATAGAGAATTGCTGCGCAATCTTGCGCATGAAGTGAAGAATCCCCTGGGCGGCTTGCGGGGCGCCGCCCAATTGCTGGAAGCCGAGCTGCCGAGCGCGGCGCTGGCCGAGTACACCCAGGTCATCATTTCCGAAGCCGACCGCCTGCAGGCGCTGGTGGACCGCCTGAGCGGCCCGCAACGTGTGCCGCTGAACGCGCGGCCGGTGAATATCCACGAAATCTGCGAGCGCGTCTGCGCGCTGATCCAGGCCGAGTTCCGCAACGACGTCACGATCCTGCGGGACTACGACGCCTCGGTTCCCGACCTGAAGGGCGACGCCGCCCGTCTGATGCAGGCCGTCCTGAATGTGGCGCGCAACGCCGCGCAGGAACTGGTCGCCCGGCCGCAGGGGCCGCGCACGGAATCCGGCGTGGTGACCTTGCGCACCCGCGTCGCCCGGCAGGTCATGCTGGCGCACAGGCAGCACCGCCTGGCGCTGGTGCTGTCCATCATCGACAACGGTCCGGGCGTGCCGGACCACATCCGCGACCGCATCTTCCACCCGCTGGTCACGGCCAGGGCTGGCGGCACCGGCCTGGGCTTGAGCCTGGCGCAGGACTTCGTGCAACAGCACGGCGGCATCATCGAATTTGAATCCCGACCGGGGCGCACCGAGTTTCGCCTGGTCCTACCGATGGAGCCCGCACACTGA
- the ntrC gene encoding nitrogen regulation protein NR(I), with product MKPVWIVDDDQAIRWVLEKALARAGVPTRSFSQSADVLEALSRDTPVALVSDIRMPGGNGLELLRQLKERHPGLPVIVMTAFADLDSTVSAFQGGAFDYLAKPFDVNEAVALIQRAMQESNQPESPEGQGDAAQNNERWMMTQSSSTAMQEVFRAIGRLAQSKVTVLITGESGTGKELVARALHGHGVRASGPFVALNAAAIPRDLLEAELFGHERGAFTGANNLRRGRFEEAHGGTLFLDEIGDMPIELQTRLLRVLAEGSFYRVGGAQPVRVDVRIVAATHQPLEQRVEQGLFREDLFHRLNVIRLRLPPLRERVEDIPALAQHFLTASARTLGVPVKRLTPEALAVLTKFDFPGNVRQLENFCHWLTVMAPGQTVDRGDLPPEIRAMEHQQLTGSAPPRPAAPMAGIGTVVQSSAAVAANVADEGAPRNWQDSLLRDAQYRLERGEPAVMATLTRQFEKILLQSALDASRGRRVEAASRLGIGRNTITRKLRELGIEDE from the coding sequence ATGAAACCCGTATGGATCGTCGACGACGACCAGGCCATCCGCTGGGTCCTCGAAAAGGCCCTGGCGCGCGCTGGCGTCCCCACCCGCAGTTTCTCCCAATCGGCCGATGTGCTGGAAGCGCTTTCGCGCGACACGCCGGTGGCATTGGTGTCCGATATCCGCATGCCCGGCGGCAACGGCCTTGAGCTGTTGCGCCAGCTCAAGGAGCGCCACCCCGGCTTGCCGGTCATCGTGATGACCGCGTTTGCCGACCTGGACAGCACCGTGTCCGCGTTCCAGGGCGGCGCTTTCGACTATCTGGCCAAGCCGTTCGACGTGAATGAGGCGGTCGCGCTGATCCAGCGCGCCATGCAGGAGTCCAACCAGCCGGAAAGCCCCGAAGGGCAGGGCGACGCGGCGCAGAACAACGAGCGCTGGATGATGACGCAATCGTCGTCCACCGCCATGCAGGAAGTCTTTCGCGCCATCGGCCGGCTGGCGCAGTCCAAGGTCACCGTCCTGATCACGGGCGAATCCGGCACCGGCAAGGAACTGGTGGCCCGCGCGCTGCATGGACACGGCGTGCGCGCCAGCGGCCCCTTCGTGGCGCTGAACGCCGCGGCCATTCCGCGCGACCTGCTGGAAGCCGAGCTGTTCGGCCATGAGCGGGGCGCCTTTACCGGGGCAAACAACCTGCGCCGTGGCCGTTTCGAGGAAGCCCACGGCGGGACCTTGTTCCTGGACGAAATCGGCGACATGCCGATCGAACTGCAGACGCGCCTGTTGCGCGTGCTGGCCGAAGGCAGTTTCTACCGCGTCGGGGGCGCGCAGCCCGTGCGCGTGGACGTGCGCATCGTGGCGGCCACCCATCAGCCGCTGGAGCAGCGAGTCGAGCAAGGCCTGTTCCGGGAAGACTTGTTCCATCGCCTGAACGTGATCCGGCTGCGTCTGCCGCCGCTGCGCGAGCGCGTGGAGGATATCCCGGCCCTGGCCCAGCATTTCCTGACCGCCAGCGCGCGCACATTGGGCGTGCCGGTCAAGCGGCTGACGCCGGAAGCCCTGGCCGTGCTGACCAAGTTCGACTTTCCGGGCAACGTCCGCCAGCTTGAGAATTTCTGCCACTGGCTGACCGTGATGGCGCCGGGGCAAACGGTGGACCGGGGCGATCTGCCGCCCGAAATCCGGGCCATGGAACATCAGCAGCTGACGGGATCCGCGCCGCCGCGTCCGGCGGCTCCGATGGCCGGCATCGGCACCGTGGTGCAGTCTTCCGCCGCCGTCGCCGCCAACGTCGCGGACGAAGGCGCGCCGCGCAACTGGCAGGATTCGCTGCTGCGCGATGCGCAATACCGGCTGGAACGCGGCGAACCCGCCGTGATGGCCACGCTCACGCGCCAGTTCGAGAAGATCCTGCTGCAAAGCGCGCTGGACGCCAGCCGCGGCCGCCGGGTGGAAGCGGCCTCGCGCCTGGGAATCGGCCGCAACACCATCACGCGCAAGCTGCGTGAACTGGGCATCGAGGACGAGTGA
- a CDS encoding LysR family transcriptional regulator, with protein MQPITPELLILVDAIARHGSFAKAARELGKVPSAVTYSIRKLEDGLDVLLFDRSGHRALLTPAGVALLKDGRHVLQSLDDLACRVKRIATGWEVELRIAVSAVLPWRPLYDLINEFHAVASATTLRFSSEVLSGNWDALTSGRADLVIGAGAAGEPTGPYRSQAIGMMQFAFCVAAHHPLASLPQPLSRADITRYCAVVVADTSRNLPPQSRGILADQPTLVMPTMQAKVEAQVRGLGCGYLPLTLAAPYLTQGLLVVCETDEGMSLTEHVAYAWRAEPPGEALKWWLQKLKSPRLCESLLGLEGSATGV; from the coding sequence ATGCAGCCCATCACCCCTGAATTGCTCATCCTGGTCGACGCGATCGCGCGTCACGGCAGCTTCGCCAAGGCCGCGCGCGAGCTGGGCAAGGTGCCGTCCGCCGTCACCTACTCCATCCGCAAGCTGGAAGACGGGCTGGACGTGCTGCTGTTCGACCGGTCCGGGCACCGGGCGCTGTTGACGCCGGCCGGCGTTGCCCTGCTCAAGGACGGCCGCCATGTCCTGCAGTCGCTGGATGACCTGGCCTGCCGCGTCAAGCGCATCGCCACGGGCTGGGAGGTGGAACTGCGCATAGCCGTCAGCGCCGTGCTGCCGTGGCGGCCGCTATACGACCTGATCAACGAATTCCACGCCGTGGCCAGCGCCACCACGCTGCGCTTTTCCAGCGAGGTCCTGAGCGGCAACTGGGACGCGCTGACTTCCGGGCGCGCGGATCTGGTGATCGGCGCGGGCGCCGCGGGCGAGCCGACCGGCCCCTACCGCTCCCAGGCTATCGGCATGATGCAGTTCGCCTTTTGCGTGGCGGCCCACCATCCGCTGGCGTCATTGCCGCAGCCCCTGAGCCGCGCGGACATCACCCGTTATTGCGCCGTGGTGGTGGCGGACACGTCGCGCAACCTGCCGCCGCAATCGCGCGGCATCCTGGCCGACCAACCCACGCTGGTGATGCCGACGATGCAGGCCAAGGTCGAGGCGCAGGTGCGGGGCCTGGGCTGCGGCTATCTGCCGCTGACATTGGCCGCGCCCTACCTGACGCAGGGCCTGCTGGTGGTGTGCGAAACGGATGAAGGCATGTCCCTGACGGAACACGTGGCTTACGCCTGGCGGGCGGAGCCGCCGGGCGAAGCCTTGAAGTGGTGGCTGCAGAAGCTGAAGTCGCCGCGGCTGTGCGAAAGCCTGCTGGGGCTGGAAGGCAGCGCCACGGGTGTCTGA
- a CDS encoding pirin family protein has translation MLTIRRAAERGHANHGWLDSFHTFSFANYYDPAHMGFGALRVINDDRIAAGRGFGTHGHRDMEIITYVLNGAIAHKDSMGSGSTIQPGNVQRMSAGRGVMHSEFNPLPDTETHMLQIWIEPDVTGIAPEYEERGFSDAQKRGRLQALVSADGIDGSMKIHQDARLYAGLFDGDESAALTLAPGRRAWVHVARGSLTVNGAELAAGDAAALTDETRVELSGGKNAEVLVFDLA, from the coding sequence ATGCTTACGATCCGCCGCGCTGCCGAACGGGGCCACGCCAACCATGGATGGCTCGATTCGTTTCACACCTTTTCCTTCGCCAACTACTACGACCCGGCTCACATGGGCTTTGGCGCGCTGCGCGTGATCAATGACGACCGCATCGCCGCCGGGCGCGGCTTCGGCACCCACGGGCACCGGGACATGGAGATCATCACCTATGTGCTGAACGGCGCGATTGCGCACAAGGACAGCATGGGCAGCGGTTCGACCATCCAGCCGGGCAACGTGCAGCGTATGAGCGCCGGCCGCGGCGTGATGCACTCCGAGTTCAATCCGCTGCCCGATACCGAAACGCACATGCTGCAGATCTGGATCGAGCCGGACGTCACCGGGATTGCGCCGGAGTACGAAGAGCGCGGTTTCAGCGATGCGCAAAAGCGCGGCCGCCTGCAAGCCCTGGTGTCGGCCGACGGCATTGACGGGTCGATGAAGATCCATCAGGACGCCCGCCTGTACGCCGGCCTGTTCGATGGCGATGAATCGGCAGCGCTGACGCTGGCTCCCGGACGCCGCGCCTGGGTCCACGTGGCCCGGGGCAGCCTGACCGTGAACGGCGCGGAACTGGCCGCCGGCGACGCCGCGGCCCTCACGGATGAAACCCGTGTCGAGCTGTCCGGCGGCAAGAACGCCGAAGTGCTGGTGTTTGACCTAGCCTGA
- a CDS encoding pirin family protein has product MSTLSEAGESQIETVVVPRSSDLGGFSVRRAIPSAQRRTVGPFVFLDHMGPVEFDAGSGIDVRPHPHIGLSTVTYLYEGSMVHRDGAGHTQTILPGEVNWMTAGRGIVHSERSSPESRLAPQRLCGLQIWVGLPKAHEETDPGFTHYGLDAQPVVEGEGVRAQVVAGSLFGKTSSVKTLSPLFYGDLQLQAGATTVLPAEHEERAAYLALGTVEIDGQVYESGRLVVFAPGKPVQIRAKTAARFAVLGGEPLDGPRFVWWNFVSSSKDRIEQAKQDWQRTRFDQIVPGDETEYIPLPEPRV; this is encoded by the coding sequence ATGTCGACCTTGTCCGAAGCAGGCGAAAGCCAGATTGAAACCGTTGTGGTGCCGCGCAGCAGCGACCTGGGCGGTTTTTCCGTCCGGCGCGCCATCCCGTCCGCGCAGCGCCGCACCGTCGGTCCCTTCGTCTTTCTTGATCACATGGGGCCTGTCGAGTTCGATGCGGGTTCCGGCATAGACGTGCGCCCGCACCCGCATATCGGCCTGTCCACGGTCACCTACCTGTACGAGGGATCCATGGTCCATCGCGACGGCGCGGGCCATACGCAGACCATCCTGCCGGGCGAAGTGAACTGGATGACGGCGGGCAGGGGCATCGTGCATTCCGAGCGTTCCTCGCCGGAAAGCCGCCTGGCCCCGCAGCGCCTCTGTGGACTGCAGATCTGGGTGGGTCTGCCCAAGGCCCACGAGGAGACCGATCCCGGCTTTACGCATTACGGGCTGGACGCGCAGCCGGTGGTCGAAGGCGAGGGCGTGCGCGCCCAGGTGGTGGCGGGTTCGCTGTTTGGCAAGACTTCTTCGGTCAAGACGCTGTCGCCCCTGTTCTACGGTGACCTGCAATTGCAGGCGGGCGCCACCACGGTGCTGCCGGCCGAACACGAGGAGCGCGCCGCCTACCTGGCACTGGGCACCGTCGAGATCGACGGCCAGGTCTATGAAAGCGGACGCCTGGTCGTGTTCGCGCCGGGCAAGCCCGTGCAGATCCGCGCCAAGACCGCCGCGCGCTTCGCGGTGCTGGGCGGCGAGCCGCTGGATGGGCCGCGCTTTGTCTGGTGGAACTTCGTGTCCAGCAGCAAGGATCGCATCGAGCAGGCCAAGCAGGACTGGCAGCGCACCCGCTTCGACCAGATCGTGCCGGGTGACGAGACCGAGTACATCCCGCTGCCGGAACCGCGAGTCTGA
- a CDS encoding CGNR zinc finger domain-containing protein, with translation MHTTQAPDFRQLGDHIALDMINTVEQGDAGPLDRWQSDADVQAWLALSGLAPGQTTAPDGLLEAARDLRETVRTLVTQRKAGVPLKLTALNRALAAGGSHLALTVTKDGGLELARHYPSQTAAQWLLPAAEAAADLLAHGDFGLVRKCESETCSLWFYDRTRSHRRRWCSMALCGNRHKVAAFRQREAQGAAS, from the coding sequence ATGCACACGACTCAAGCACCCGATTTCAGGCAACTGGGCGATCACATCGCCCTGGACATGATCAACACCGTCGAGCAGGGTGACGCCGGTCCGCTGGACCGGTGGCAGTCTGATGCGGATGTGCAAGCCTGGCTCGCGTTGTCCGGGCTGGCGCCCGGGCAGACCACCGCGCCGGACGGCCTGCTTGAAGCCGCGCGTGATCTGCGTGAGACGGTGCGTACGCTGGTGACGCAGCGCAAGGCGGGCGTTCCGCTCAAGCTCACCGCGCTGAACCGCGCGCTGGCGGCGGGCGGCAGCCATCTGGCGCTGACCGTCACGAAGGACGGGGGGCTGGAGCTGGCGCGCCACTATCCATCGCAGACTGCGGCGCAATGGCTGCTGCCTGCGGCGGAGGCGGCCGCCGACCTCCTGGCCCATGGCGATTTCGGCCTGGTGCGCAAGTGCGAAAGCGAGACCTGCTCGCTCTGGTTCTACGACCGCACCCGTTCCCATCGGCGGCGCTGGTGCAGCATGGCCTTGTGCGGCAATCGCCATAAAGTGGCGGCGTTCCGTCAACGCGAGGCGCAGGGCGCTGCGTCCTGA
- a CDS encoding alpha/beta fold hydrolase has product MTPQADTTIHYRHAHADGLRFFYREAGDPQAPVLLLLHGFPSSSHQFRNLIPQLASHFRVIAPDLPGFGYTQVPAERGYRYTFDNLAKSLEAFVDELGLTRYALYFFDYGAPTGLRLALAHPDRVTGLVSQNGNAYLEGLGDAWAPIRAYWADPSPANRQAIHDGMLNLEGTKWQYVQGVANPDSVAPESYTLDAALLERPGNKDIQLDLFLDYANNLTLYPAFQAFFRRARLPTLAIWGKNDPIFIPPGAQAFRRDNPDAVVELLDTGHFALETHGQYIGRRIVDVLGR; this is encoded by the coding sequence ATGACCCCCCAAGCCGACACCACCATCCACTATCGCCACGCGCATGCCGACGGGCTGCGTTTCTTCTACCGCGAGGCAGGAGATCCGCAGGCGCCGGTGCTGCTGCTGCTGCATGGCTTTCCCAGCTCTTCGCATCAGTTCCGCAACCTGATTCCCCAGCTGGCCAGTCATTTCCGCGTGATTGCTCCCGATCTGCCCGGCTTCGGCTACACGCAAGTGCCGGCCGAACGCGGCTACCGCTATACGTTCGACAACCTGGCCAAGTCGCTGGAAGCGTTCGTGGACGAGCTTGGGTTGACCCGCTACGCGCTGTACTTCTTTGACTACGGCGCGCCGACGGGCCTGCGCCTGGCCTTGGCCCATCCCGATCGCGTCACCGGCCTGGTGTCGCAAAACGGCAATGCCTATCTTGAAGGGTTGGGAGACGCCTGGGCGCCGATCCGCGCGTACTGGGCGGATCCCTCGCCGGCGAACCGGCAGGCCATTCACGACGGCATGCTCAACCTGGAGGGCACGAAGTGGCAGTACGTGCAGGGCGTCGCCAATCCGGACAGCGTGGCGCCGGAGAGCTACACGCTGGATGCGGCCTTGCTCGAGCGCCCGGGCAACAAGGACATCCAGCTGGACCTGTTCCTGGACTACGCCAACAATCTGACGCTGTATCCGGCGTTCCAGGCGTTCTTCCGCCGGGCCCGGCTGCCTACACTGGCGATCTGGGGGAAGAATGATCCCATTTTCATTCCGCCCGGAGCGCAAGCCTTTCGGCGCGACAATCCGGATGCCGTCGTCGAGTTGCTGGACACGGGCCATTTCGCGCTGGAAACCCATGGGCAGTACATAGGCCGGCGTATCGTGGATGTGCTGGGCCGCTAA
- a CDS encoding Bug family tripartite tricarboxylate transporter substrate binding protein, producing the protein MHRYTSNALRGLAVVALIHGASSAQAAGYPAKPITFIVPYTAGGTTDLVARTAGQKVAEKLGQPVIVENRPGAGGNIGMDAVAKAAPDGYTIGFGAISTNALNPFVYPSMPFDPTKDFTGVSMLGASTVVLETGPSLKVDSVKDLVAYAKQHPGTAFGTPGTGTSMHLAGVMFDQLTGAGMQHIPYKGSAQGLNDLLGGHLPVMFDNLPASLPHIKAGKVRALAVTGSKRAPALPDVPTLAELGYEAAVVDPWFAVYGPAGMSPEVTRELSEAFQWALALPEVKGKLEQAGFMPYGSTPQDVERLTQSQHEAFKALSQKVKLSAD; encoded by the coding sequence ATGCATCGCTATACCTCGAATGCGCTGCGCGGCCTGGCCGTCGTTGCGTTGATCCACGGCGCTTCGTCGGCGCAGGCGGCCGGATATCCGGCCAAGCCCATCACCTTCATCGTGCCCTACACGGCCGGCGGCACGACCGACCTGGTCGCACGCACGGCCGGCCAGAAAGTCGCGGAGAAGCTGGGCCAGCCCGTGATTGTCGAGAACCGTCCGGGCGCGGGCGGCAACATCGGCATGGACGCCGTGGCCAAGGCGGCGCCGGACGGCTATACCATCGGCTTTGGCGCGATATCCACGAATGCGCTGAATCCTTTTGTCTACCCCTCGATGCCGTTCGACCCGACCAAGGATTTCACGGGCGTCAGCATGCTGGGCGCTTCGACCGTGGTGCTTGAAACCGGCCCGTCGTTGAAGGTGGACAGCGTCAAGGACCTGGTGGCCTACGCCAAGCAACATCCCGGCACCGCTTTCGGCACGCCGGGCACGGGCACGTCGATGCATCTGGCGGGCGTGATGTTCGACCAGTTGACCGGCGCGGGCATGCAGCACATTCCCTACAAGGGCAGCGCCCAGGGCCTGAACGACCTTCTCGGTGGGCACCTGCCAGTGATGTTCGACAACCTGCCCGCTTCGCTGCCGCACATCAAGGCCGGCAAGGTTCGCGCGCTGGCGGTCACCGGGAGCAAGCGCGCGCCGGCCTTGCCCGACGTGCCGACGCTGGCTGAGCTGGGCTACGAAGCCGCCGTGGTGGATCCCTGGTTCGCGGTCTATGGACCCGCGGGCATGTCGCCGGAGGTCACCCGCGAGCTGAGCGAGGCCTTCCAATGGGCTTTGGCCCTGCCGGAAGTCAAAGGCAAGCTGGAACAGGCCGGCTTCATGCCCTATGGTTCGACGCCGCAGGACGTGGAGCGCTTGACCCAAAGCCAGCATGAGGCCTTCAAGGCCCTGTCGCAGAAGGTCAAGCTGTCGGCGGACTGA
- a CDS encoding ABC transporter ATP-binding protein: MPDLLEIDHISLSYDTPAGLKPIVQDLTLGLPVGHIGCLLGESGCGKTTVLRAIAGFEPVRAGRILLDGAVISSPTQQVAPELRRVGMMFQDYALFPHLSVALNVAFGLRKLARADRARRVEEMLELVGLAHAANSYPHEISGGQQQRVALARALAPSPDLLLLDEPFSNLDVDTRERLAFEVRDILKTTGHTAILVTHNQAEAFAIADRIGVMSKGRIAQWDTPYNLHHHPADAFVRDFIRREALEEQREQALARGR, encoded by the coding sequence GTGCCCGATCTGTTAGAAATCGACCATATCTCGCTCTCCTACGACACGCCCGCCGGCCTGAAGCCCATCGTGCAGGACTTGACGCTGGGCCTGCCCGTAGGCCACATCGGCTGCCTGCTGGGCGAGTCCGGCTGCGGCAAGACCACGGTGCTGCGCGCCATCGCCGGCTTCGAGCCGGTGCGCGCCGGCCGCATCCTGCTGGACGGCGCCGTCATCTCCTCGCCGACCCAGCAGGTCGCGCCCGAACTGCGGCGCGTGGGCATGATGTTCCAGGACTATGCCTTGTTCCCACACCTGTCGGTTGCCTTGAACGTAGCCTTCGGCTTGCGCAAGCTGGCGCGCGCGGACCGCGCCCGCCGCGTCGAGGAAATGCTGGAGCTGGTGGGCCTGGCGCATGCTGCCAACAGCTATCCGCACGAGATCTCCGGCGGCCAGCAACAGCGCGTGGCGCTGGCGCGCGCCCTGGCGCCCTCGCCCGACCTGCTGCTGCTGGACGAACCGTTCTCCAACCTGGACGTGGACACGCGCGAACGCCTGGCCTTCGAAGTGCGCGACATCCTGAAGACCACGGGCCATACCGCAATCCTGGTCACGCACAACCAGGCCGAGGCCTTCGCCATCGCCGACCGCATCGGCGTGATGTCCAAGGGGCGGATCGCGCAGTGGGACACGCCCTACAACCTGCACCACCACCCCGCCGACGCCTTCGTGCGCGACTTCATTCGCCGCGAGGCGCTGGAAGAGCAGCGCGAGCAGGCGCTCGCGCGCGGCCGCTAG
- a CDS encoding ABC transporter permease: MHTDSLSRPLRLRWSERGAGWLAGAVLIALAVLAPVLTLGWWALGGSLAHWQHLASYVLPQALANTAMLLAGVGVMVTLLGTGAAWLVTAYDFPSRRILTWALLLPLAVPTYIIAFAYLDLLHPIGPIQTAIRALLGYDSPRQFRLPDLRSIYGAIFVLGFVLYPYVYLSTRVMFMTQAASLLEAARTLGAGRVAVFCRVALPLARPAIVVGVSLALLETLNDIGASEFLGVQTLTVSVYTTWVTRSDLAGAAQIALTMLAIVIGLIMLERHGRKRQRYANTQRMRPMQPRRLHGVAAAFAVVLGWIPVLIGFIAPAVYLVVETSKRLHLVGGVSDQLINGLSNTLIVAFSATIVTLLCGLVVAWAGRSLRESASFNPGRACARIASLGYAVPGTVLAIGLLTPFVWIDTAVARVFGGTGLFMMGSLGALVCAYAIRFLAISTGALEAGLARIPPSLEQASRLLGETSGGTLRRVHLPLLRPALAASALLVFVDAMKELPATLLLRPMNFDTLATWLYAEAARGTYEEGAVAALAIVLAGLLPVILLARTNLKMGH, from the coding sequence ATGCACACAGATTCCTTGTCCCGGCCGCTGCGTCTGCGCTGGTCTGAACGCGGGGCCGGCTGGCTGGCCGGCGCCGTCCTGATCGCGCTGGCCGTCCTGGCGCCGGTTTTGACGCTGGGCTGGTGGGCGCTGGGCGGCAGCCTGGCCCACTGGCAGCACCTGGCCAGCTACGTGCTGCCGCAGGCCCTGGCGAATACGGCCATGCTGCTGGCCGGCGTGGGCGTGATGGTCACGCTGCTGGGAACCGGCGCCGCGTGGCTGGTGACCGCCTATGACTTCCCCTCGCGCCGCATCCTGACCTGGGCCCTGCTGCTGCCGCTGGCGGTGCCCACCTACATCATCGCCTTCGCCTACCTGGACCTGCTCCACCCCATCGGCCCGATCCAGACGGCGATCCGCGCGCTGCTGGGCTACGACAGTCCCCGCCAGTTCCGCCTGCCCGACCTGCGCTCCATCTATGGCGCGATCTTCGTGCTGGGCTTCGTGCTGTACCCCTATGTCTACCTGAGCACGCGCGTCATGTTCATGACGCAGGCCGCCAGCCTGCTGGAAGCCGCCCGCACCCTGGGCGCCGGCCGCGTCGCGGTGTTCTGCCGGGTCGCCCTGCCCCTGGCGCGCCCCGCCATCGTGGTGGGCGTGAGCCTGGCGCTGCTGGAAACGCTGAACGACATCGGCGCCTCCGAATTCCTGGGCGTGCAAACGCTGACCGTCTCCGTCTACACCACCTGGGTCACGCGCTCGGACCTGGCCGGCGCGGCGCAGATCGCACTGACCATGCTGGCGATCGTCATCGGCCTGATCATGCTGGAGCGCCACGGCCGCAAGCGCCAGCGCTATGCCAACACGCAGCGCATGCGGCCGATGCAGCCGCGCCGGCTGCACGGCGTGGCGGCCGCGTTTGCCGTCGTGCTGGGCTGGATCCCGGTCCTGATCGGATTCATCGCGCCCGCCGTGTATCTGGTCGTGGAAACCTCCAAGCGCCTGCACCTGGTGGGCGGCGTCTCGGACCAGCTGATCAATGGCTTGAGCAACACACTGATCGTGGCGTTCAGCGCCACCATCGTCACCCTGCTTTGCGGCCTGGTGGTCGCCTGGGCGGGCCGCAGTCTGCGCGAGAGCGCCAGCTTCAATCCGGGCCGCGCCTGCGCCCGCATCGCCAGCCTGGGCTACGCGGTGCCCGGCACCGTGCTGGCCATCGGCCTGCTGACGCCTTTCGTCTGGATCGACACCGCGGTCGCCAGGGTGTTCGGCGGAACCGGCCTGTTCATGATGGGTTCGCTGGGCGCGCTGGTATGCGCCTACGCGATCCGCTTCCTTGCAATTTCCACCGGCGCGCTTGAAGCCGGCCTGGCGCGCATTCCGCCTTCGCTGGAACAGGCCTCGCGCCTGTTGGGCGAGACCTCCGGGGGCACGCTGCGCCGCGTCCATCTGCCGCTGCTGCGCCCGGCGCTGGCCGCCAGCGCGCTGCTGGTGTTCGTGGACGCCATGAAAGAACTTCCCGCCACGCTGCTGCTGCGGCCCATGAACTTCGACACGCTGGCCACCTGGCTCTACGCGGAAGCCGCGCGCGGCACGTACGAGGAAGGCGCCGTGGCGGCGCTGGCCATCGTGCTGGCCGGCCTATTGCCCGTCATCCTGCTGGCGCGCACCAATCTGAAAATGGGACATTGA